AAATATTCCTCATGCTGCCAATAACCGTCATAGTAACAGTCTCCTTTACGTGTTAAAACGGCAGCATCAAAGGAGAAGTTTTTCCGCTCCACGCACATGGTTTTACGTTTTGGCAGAATGTATTTCCCTATTTTCCAGAACCGGTAATTCGGATATGGATATGCCACTTTCAAAATATTCCTCCATGAAGCGACGGGGGCTTTTTGTGCAAATATCCGGTCTACCTCAAAACCATTGTGCAGGGGATAGTTCCTGAAACAGGATGTATCTATCATCACCTGCTCATGAGGGAACCGCTCTTTCAATGAAAGGAACAAGGCATACTGGAACATCTGGTTTCCCAGACCTCCGAGAATTTTTACGATTTTCATTATCTGATAAGTTTTTAAAGATACCAGCGAATCGCTCTATAAATGACACTGACTGTTTTTTTCAGTTTCCCCTTCAATGAGTAATCACGTCCTTTGTTAAAGTAAGGATCAAGTTTTACTTTGTCACGGAAAATAATTTTAGGTGAAAAATCACATGTAATCCACTCTTCCGGGAAACAATATTCGGCAGAAAGCACTTTGCAGTCATGAGTCCGGAAATATTTGTTGATATGGCTTTCATCATGGACTAACGCCACGATACCTTTTTCATAATCGGCATGGATATTCTCCGACAGAGTTTCTGCCATTTCCAAATAGTCGGCAGCTTCTCCTCCGTTTATTCCACCCATATAATAGATATATGGCTTGTCTTCCCGGGGAGGTATATACGCCGATGAATGCTTGTTACGTTCGTAGGGATAAAATGCCGGATGCTTGAAAGGCTTACGCTTGCCCGGCCACTCTGCCCCTACAAGCTTTTCCCCATTCAGCGGCAATAACTCCTTTCCTACAGGAGCTTTAAACTCCGCATTGCTATTGAAAAAGTAAATATAATCCGTCTTCTCTAATTCTTGTCTCACTTGTAGGAACATATCGAAGCGGAAAAGAGAGTCTGCCGGAAAGCCTGCGCACTCTTTTTTTATCAAGTGTACATTGGCTTCGTCGGACAAAGACATATCATCCGTGAATACATAGTATTCCAATTGGGCAATATCCTTTAGCAGATACTTCTCACACGATTCAAAGAAACCCTTGAAAAATTGGTTGTACTTGCCTGTACATATATATAGAATAGCTACTTTCATACTCTATTGCTTCATTTTATTTCCGTTGACATGTTCTAATATCCACTGTTTGTCATAATGGTCTTGCAATATTACAGGTACCGGCATGGCGATATACTGATATCTGGAATTCAGTATAATGGATCTATAGTTTACGGTATTACACAGAGTTGTCATTATTCCGCACCATAAAAGAATTGTTATAAACCGTTTCCTAATGTAGAAGTGCTGTTCTATTTCCAGTAAAAGGAAAATGCCTATGGTGGAAAGTACAAATGTCAGTCTGTACAGCATTGTCATATTGGAAATGAACATTACAGCCATCCCTATCCACACCGCAGCCATACGCGTCCATCTGCATGAGTGATACTGGGCGACTCTGGTGGGATTAAAGTATTGATATACAAGCACTAATAGAGGAAGAAGAAACAATCTGACACCAATGGTAAGAATAAAACCATAAATAGTGATAGCAGAATTGTCGGAAACGCTGTTGCCTCCCCCGAAATACCAGTCCGCGCGCCGTCCCAATAAGTAACTGAAGTGTGAAATTATAGGAATTAACACAACAGAAAGCAAGCCGAAAAATACGATTGTCTTCCGTTTGGTGGAGCACAGCCAATACAACAGTACACTTATAGGAATGAAGAATGCGAATGATACATGAATTTGTGTGGCGAACAAGGCAAAAAATAAAGCCGGAAGCCAGGACTTCTTATTGAACACCAAATGCAAGGCGTAAATATACTGACAAACGGCAAAACCGTATCGTACCCCGCTGGTAGTCATGATGAACTCAAAGAACAGATACATGATGCAGAAACGCATGAAGACTTCCCCGTATGTATATTCACGCTCCGATG
The nucleotide sequence above comes from Bacteroides caccae. Encoded proteins:
- a CDS encoding EpsG family protein: MYYNGYIRLYTVTVATLFLLSPLLALPYILLGIYRQERSAYFFFALFLGFLAWLQVPLSDLFRHSLNIYHYLDKPFSYVYVNKQSADYFIPIVNWILVNGNIPYQYLRLFSVTESFFLLTVIFNYMIETSEREYTYGEVFMRFCIMYLFFEFIMTTSGVRYGFAVCQYIYALHLVFNKKSWLPALFFALFATQIHVSFAFFIPISVLLYWLCSTKRKTIVFFGLLSVVLIPIISHFSYLLGRRADWYFGGGNSVSDNSAITIYGFILTIGVRLFLLPLLVLVYQYFNPTRVAQYHSCRWTRMAAVWIGMAVMFISNMTMLYRLTFVLSTIGIFLLLEIEQHFYIRKRFITILLWCGIMTTLCNTVNYRSIILNSRYQYIAMPVPVILQDHYDKQWILEHVNGNKMKQ
- a CDS encoding family 6 glucosyltransferase is translated as MKVAILYICTGKYNQFFKGFFESCEKYLLKDIAQLEYYVFTDDMSLSDEANVHLIKKECAGFPADSLFRFDMFLQVRQELEKTDYIYFFNSNAEFKAPVGKELLPLNGEKLVGAEWPGKRKPFKHPAFYPYERNKHSSAYIPPREDKPYIYYMGGINGGEAADYLEMAETLSENIHADYEKGIVALVHDESHINKYFRTHDCKVLSAEYCFPEEWITCDFSPKIIFRDKVKLDPYFNKGRDYSLKGKLKKTVSVIYRAIRWYL